A part of Rickettsia canadensis str. McKiel genomic DNA contains:
- a CDS encoding RsmD family RNA methyltransferase yields the protein MLKIISGKYRNQIIHTAKNIKYRPSTGKIKEAIFSILTSGEFTDNKLFNDNTHILDLFAGSGNFAFESLSRGAGLATLIDIDPSSLKIAEGFAKSLNIENKINFVNLNSLNLPKANKTFDLVFIDPPYHKDIVPKVMKLLVKNNWLKDGSIIVIEMAKLDDYFLDENIEIIRKKLYSKSKLLILRYALAK from the coding sequence GTGTTAAAAATAATATCTGGTAAATATAGAAACCAAATTATACATACCGCTAAAAATATCAAATATCGACCTTCCACTGGTAAGATCAAAGAGGCAATATTTAGTATATTAACCTCCGGTGAGTTTACCGATAATAAATTATTTAATGATAATACTCACATACTCGATTTATTTGCCGGTAGCGGAAACTTTGCTTTTGAGAGCCTATCAAGAGGAGCAGGTCTTGCTACCTTAATTGACATTGATCCGTCTTCACTAAAAATAGCAGAAGGATTTGCTAAATCTCTAAATATTGAAAATAAAATTAATTTTGTTAATCTTAATTCCTTAAATCTACCAAAAGCAAATAAAACTTTTGATCTTGTATTTATCGATCCCCCTTATCATAAGGATATAGTACCTAAAGTAATGAAGTTACTGGTAAAAAATAACTGGCTTAAAGACGGTTCTATCATAGTTATTGAGATGGCTAAACTAGATGACTATTTTTTAGATGAAAATATTGAAATTATACGTAAAAAACTATATAGTAAGAGTAAATTATTGATTTTAAGATATGCCCTTGCAAAATAA
- a CDS encoding pentapeptide repeat-containing protein — protein MTNLNIYKCEEKDLNDYLDYIKDNPNVSLNDFIKKTYFSNDKDKIVIASLADQEINDKDLMNANFQGTILIDTVFNNCDFTNTILCDSDLTNVKFNDCKFIGTDFRGANLHYTDFNYKDYDYDNYKIPNLKDKIRDIKLSFSDLERLNKYIDKDLEKERIKEIVIDEVTNRKKYILAGEDEKTLWEVKSKELKTKQAELEDLKQNLDNPGIVTNFLNAFWNSAETIAQNQQNKLAKINLLQQQVNKLETEVHVLDNLRMFCGKGLDSILEQLKDEKIQITLDPSYIIGSTAKERDISKKYIKLTSQEFDLYLAEAAKQSDTKLSLTAFVRKHKKLSEDIHIIPDLSEIDLSGKTLTNLNLKNTLFAAANLENIKILNCNLDFTNFEGANLQNAVFQNVTARNAGFLFADLKNSKIKNSDMSRSYMPKIDLSEAEVTNSKFNAVMMVNADAEKLVIKDSEWKNSNLTGISLAYADMQRVQMQGVVLNNALLDQANIISTNLENAFMHNAHALEAKFKKQCNMKSITARNAYFSDAEFENILSLEEADLRNAIMERVNLVNANMNKALLDKANLEYANLTGAILTDASAQFAKLSNATLEKAEAEGLNIADAIAKNMNAKEANFKNAIMKRADLTKANLEKAILENADMQAAEALDAIFKEANLKQANLKAANLARINKAGADFDQAKVDDATKMHYTKGDAKGHLEHHDKDDKITSVNVNNEHDKLQDKIHAREKSGWFLKTEVGQFCTKLAKSTTSSMSSITNFLASKKFLVGVAIVAGLALAAVPFVAMPMLLVTGTALTTKAIILGASILAGVAVAAGTYKFIQKPLRNIQKSFQNLTSSIDKYISPPPENIDELVTEKQQARQKAEAEKSKTREENFNNVNNNIDKAKEQDILKRVQNVTPKVEIKEKKDKTVEKQQTKSSTFAAKVQPNTKNKGFAATIKDEQKNQGHKRNI, from the coding sequence ATGACAAACCTTAATATATATAAATGTGAAGAAAAAGACTTAAATGATTACCTTGATTATATAAAAGATAACCCTAATGTTTCACTAAATGATTTTATCAAAAAAACCTATTTCTCTAATGATAAGGACAAAATTGTTATTGCTAGTTTAGCAGATCAAGAGATCAATGATAAAGATTTAATGAATGCTAATTTTCAAGGTACAATACTAATAGACACCGTATTTAATAATTGTGATTTCACAAATACCATATTATGTGATTCAGATTTAACAAATGTAAAATTTAATGATTGTAAATTTATCGGTACTGACTTTAGAGGGGCAAATCTTCATTATACAGATTTTAATTATAAAGATTATGACTATGATAACTATAAAATCCCTAATCTAAAAGATAAAATACGAGATATAAAACTATCTTTTTCAGATCTTGAAAGATTAAATAAATACATAGATAAAGATTTAGAAAAAGAACGTATTAAAGAAATAGTTATAGATGAAGTTACAAACAGAAAGAAATATATTTTGGCTGGGGAAGACGAAAAAACTTTATGGGAAGTTAAATCAAAAGAGCTAAAAACTAAGCAAGCAGAGTTAGAAGATTTAAAGCAAAACTTAGATAATCCTGGAATTGTTACCAATTTTTTAAATGCTTTTTGGAATAGTGCAGAAACTATTGCTCAAAACCAACAAAATAAACTAGCGAAAATCAACCTATTACAGCAACAAGTAAATAAATTAGAAACTGAGGTACATGTTTTAGATAATCTTAGAATGTTCTGTGGTAAGGGTCTAGATAGTATTCTTGAACAGCTAAAAGATGAAAAAATACAAATAACACTAGATCCATCATATATTATAGGTTCAACTGCCAAAGAACGAGATATATCAAAAAAATATATAAAATTAACTTCTCAAGAATTTGATCTATATTTAGCTGAAGCAGCAAAACAATCTGATACAAAATTATCTCTTACTGCATTTGTTAGAAAGCACAAAAAACTTTCAGAAGATATACATATAATTCCTGATCTTTCAGAAATTGATTTATCAGGTAAAACTCTTACTAATCTTAACCTGAAGAATACATTATTTGCTGCAGCTAACTTAGAAAATATTAAAATCTTAAATTGTAACCTAGATTTTACTAATTTTGAAGGAGCTAATTTACAAAATGCTGTTTTTCAAAATGTTACAGCTCGTAACGCAGGATTTCTTTTTGCTGATCTTAAAAATAGCAAAATTAAAAATAGTGATATGTCGAGAAGCTATATGCCTAAAATAGATTTATCTGAAGCAGAGGTAACAAATAGCAAATTTAATGCGGTTATGATGGTTAATGCCGATGCCGAAAAGTTAGTTATTAAAGATTCAGAATGGAAAAATTCTAATCTTACCGGTATATCGCTTGCTTACGCAGATATGCAAAGAGTTCAAATGCAGGGAGTGGTTTTAAATAATGCACTTCTAGATCAAGCAAATATCATTTCTACTAATCTTGAAAATGCTTTTATGCATAATGCACATGCGTTAGAAGCAAAATTCAAGAAGCAATGTAACATGAAAAGCATCACTGCAAGAAATGCCTATTTTAGTGATGCTGAATTTGAAAATATATTATCTTTAGAAGAAGCAGATTTAAGAAATGCTATTATGGAAAGAGTTAATCTTGTTAATGCTAATATGAACAAGGCTTTACTTGATAAAGCAAATCTTGAATATGCTAACCTTACCGGTGCTATACTTACTGATGCAAGTGCACAATTTGCTAAGTTAAGTAATGCTACTTTAGAAAAAGCTGAAGCTGAAGGATTAAATATTGCCGATGCTATTGCTAAAAATATGAATGCTAAGGAAGCTAATTTTAAAAACGCAATAATGAAACGAGCTGACCTTACAAAAGCGAATTTAGAAAAAGCTATACTTGAAAATGCTGATATGCAAGCAGCAGAAGCACTTGATGCTATATTTAAAGAAGCAAATCTAAAACAAGCTAATCTAAAAGCAGCAAATCTAGCTAGAATAAATAAAGCAGGAGCAGATTTTGATCAAGCAAAGGTCGACGATGCTACAAAGATGCATTATACTAAAGGTGACGCTAAAGGGCATTTAGAACATCATGATAAAGACGATAAAATAACATCTGTAAATGTTAATAACGAACATGATAAATTACAAGACAAAATTCATGCAAGAGAGAAAAGTGGTTGGTTCCTGAAAACCGAAGTGGGACAGTTTTGTACAAAGCTTGCTAAAAGTACTACATCAAGCATGAGCAGCATAACAAATTTTTTAGCAAGTAAAAAATTTTTAGTAGGGGTTGCAATAGTAGCAGGGCTTGCATTAGCAGCTGTACCTTTTGTAGCAATGCCTATGTTATTAGTCACTGGTACGGCACTAACTACTAAAGCTATCATTCTAGGAGCAAGTATTTTGGCCGGTGTAGCAGTTGCTGCCGGAACTTATAAATTTATTCAAAAACCTTTACGCAATATTCAAAAATCATTTCAAAATTTGACTAGCAGCATAGATAAATATATCTCACCACCTCCTGAAAATATTGATGAGTTAGTAACAGAAAAGCAACAAGCAAGACAAAAAGCCGAAGCAGAAAAATCTAAAACAAGAGAAGAAAATTTCAATAATGTAAATAATAATATTGATAAAGCTAAAGAACAAGATATTTTAAAACGTGTACAAAATGTAACGCCAAAAGTAGAAATAAAAGAAAAGAAAGATAAAACTGTAGAAAAACAACAAACAAAATCTAGTACATTCGCAGCAAAAGTTCAGCCTAACACTAAGAACAAAGGATTCGCTGCAACAATAAAAGACGAACAAAAAAATCAAGGTCATAAAAGAAACATATAA
- a CDS encoding pseudouridine synthase yields MQRLAKVISNSGVCSRRDAEKLIAEGQVKVDGITILAPATNVDISNQIEVSGILINQSQKPRLWIYYKPVGLITTHKDPLSRKTVFEDLTSLPRVISIGRLDLNSEGLLLLTNSGDLARQFELPSNKLKRVYHVRAYGNPDILLKSEYKNLEIDGILYNPYSIKLLRGNNTNAWFEIVLFEGKNREIRRIFEYFGLKVNKLIRVQYGSFTIGNLKPGDYKEINNKILEK; encoded by the coding sequence ATGCAGAGGTTAGCCAAAGTAATTAGTAATTCAGGAGTTTGTTCTAGACGTGATGCTGAAAAGCTGATAGCTGAAGGGCAGGTAAAAGTAGACGGCATTACAATTTTAGCACCGGCTACAAATGTTGATATTAGTAATCAAATTGAAGTATCAGGCATATTAATCAATCAATCGCAAAAACCAAGGCTTTGGATCTATTACAAGCCTGTCGGTTTAATTACCACTCATAAAGACCCTTTATCTCGTAAAACCGTGTTTGAGGACTTAACCAGTTTACCTCGTGTGATTTCAATAGGTAGATTAGATTTAAATAGTGAAGGTTTGTTATTACTAACTAATAGCGGTGATTTAGCAAGACAGTTTGAATTACCCTCAAATAAGTTAAAGCGAGTATATCATGTCAGGGCATACGGAAATCCTGATATTCTACTAAAAAGTGAATATAAAAATTTAGAAATTGACGGCATATTGTATAATCCTTATTCAATAAAATTACTAAGGGGAAATAATACTAACGCTTGGTTTGAAATAGTTTTATTTGAAGGAAAAAATCGTGAAATTAGAAGAATATTCGAGTATTTTGGACTAAAAGTTAACAAATTAATTAGGGTTCAATATGGTAGTTTTACAATAGGTAATCTAAAACCTGGAGATTATAAAGAAATAAATAATAAAATACTGGAAAAATAA
- a CDS encoding aromatic amino acid transport family protein, producing the protein MMQKLIGSNLLILGTCIGSSMIALPMVLAKLGIVYNLVYNIIILLELI; encoded by the coding sequence ATGATGCAAAAACTTATTGGTTCAAACCTGTTAATTTTAGGTACTTGTATAGGTAGCAGTATGATAGCACTGCCTATGGTATTAGCAAAATTAGGTATAGTTTATAATTTGGTTTATAATATAATTATACTTCTTGAATTAATTTAG
- a CDS encoding replicative DNA helicase — translation MACNKINNDKNIDTKEEADIPIPRVLPSNIQAEQMLLGAILTNNELLNYVSEFLRLEHFFEPIHQKIYNAIEAITEKGLIATPITLRSMLTQDELFQKIEGSEYLAKLITMSMMVINPIDYGKIIYDLAIKRNLINIGEEVVNNAYNSSLEVEAKEQIEYAEAKLYNLASKGLNEKSFTKIGISISESLANINRAMKNNDHVIGISTGLIDLDNKLFGFHNSDLIILAGRPSMGKTAFAINLALNACNNMRLKNIRDNQEIQSVGFFSLEMSSEQLTTRLLSMCAEIDSTSLRTGVLGEEKYNRLRKEANTLSELQFFIDDTPALSITTIRTRARRMKRQHNLGILFIDYLQLIRGVSKAENRVSEIAEITQGLKAIAKELNIPVIALSQLSRAVELREDKKPMLSDLRESGTIEQDADIVMFIYREEYYLTRKEPAADDAKHAEWLNKLNKVYNIADIIVAKHRNGPIGNVSLYYDSQYSKFSNLEHRTFNAV, via the coding sequence ATGGCATGTAATAAAATAAACAACGATAAAAATATAGATACTAAGGAAGAAGCAGATATTCCCATACCAAGGGTATTACCTTCAAATATTCAAGCAGAGCAAATGCTACTTGGGGCAATTCTAACCAATAACGAATTACTAAATTACGTATCGGAATTTTTACGTTTAGAGCATTTCTTTGAACCGATTCATCAAAAAATTTATAATGCAATTGAAGCAATTACCGAAAAAGGGCTTATAGCTACACCTATTACTTTACGTAGTATGTTAACTCAAGATGAACTCTTTCAAAAAATAGAAGGATCAGAGTATTTAGCAAAATTGATAACCATGTCAATGATGGTAATAAATCCGATTGATTACGGTAAAATAATATATGATTTAGCAATAAAGCGTAATTTAATAAATATCGGTGAAGAAGTAGTAAATAATGCTTATAATTCTTCATTAGAAGTTGAAGCAAAGGAACAGATTGAATATGCCGAAGCTAAACTTTACAATTTAGCTAGCAAAGGCTTAAACGAAAAGAGTTTTACCAAAATCGGTATTTCTATTTCAGAGTCATTAGCTAACATCAATAGAGCTATGAAAAATAATGATCATGTAATCGGTATATCTACCGGTTTGATTGATCTAGATAATAAATTATTTGGCTTTCATAATTCTGACCTTATAATTCTTGCAGGACGGCCATCGATGGGTAAAACAGCATTTGCTATAAATCTTGCACTGAATGCCTGTAATAATATGCGTCTTAAGAATATTCGTGATAATCAAGAAATTCAGTCCGTAGGTTTTTTCTCTTTAGAAATGTCCTCAGAACAGCTAACCACGCGTCTACTTTCAATGTGTGCAGAAATTGATTCTACTTCTTTGCGTACAGGGGTTTTAGGTGAAGAAAAATATAACCGTCTGCGCAAGGAAGCAAATACTTTATCGGAATTACAATTTTTTATCGATGATACCCCTGCTCTATCTATTACCACTATAAGAACAAGAGCTAGAAGAATGAAACGCCAGCATAATCTCGGTATATTATTTATCGATTATTTACAATTAATTAGAGGAGTCAGTAAAGCTGAAAATAGAGTTAGCGAAATTGCAGAAATAACCCAAGGTTTAAAAGCAATAGCAAAAGAGTTAAATATTCCGGTTATTGCATTATCTCAGCTTTCAAGAGCAGTAGAACTGCGTGAGGACAAAAAACCTATGCTATCCGATCTTCGAGAATCAGGAACTATAGAACAGGATGCAGATATAGTAATGTTTATTTACCGTGAAGAATATTATCTAACTAGAAAAGAACCGGCAGCAGACGATGCTAAACATGCCGAATGGTTAAATAAGCTTAACAAAGTATATAACATTGCTGATATAATTGTTGCAAAACATCGTAACGGACCGATTGGAAATGTTTCGCTTTACTATGATAGTCAATATTCTAAATTTAGTAATTTAGAGCACAGGACTTTTAATGCTGTTTAA
- a CDS encoding UbiX family flavin prenyltransferase, translating into MNKEKKIIIAISGASGAIYGIRLLEILKQQNIETHLVISDGAALTIKAETTYSIEAIKNLANYYYDDKDLGATISSGSFKTSGIIIAPCSMKTLASIAHSIEDTLISRAAGVVLKDRRKLILMTRETPLHIGHLENMLKVASYGGIIAPPVPAFYNNPASIDDIVNHSVTRILDCFDIETNLIKRWGSV; encoded by the coding sequence ATGAATAAAGAAAAAAAGATTATTATAGCAATTTCCGGAGCTTCAGGAGCAATATACGGTATTCGTTTACTTGAAATACTAAAGCAGCAAAATATCGAAACTCATTTAGTTATTTCAGATGGAGCGGCTCTTACTATAAAAGCTGAAACTACATATTCTATAGAAGCAATAAAAAATTTAGCAAATTATTATTATGACGATAAAGATTTAGGAGCTACTATCTCTAGCGGCTCTTTTAAAACTTCAGGCATTATAATAGCCCCTTGTAGTATGAAGACCTTAGCAAGTATTGCTCACTCAATTGAGGATACTTTAATTAGTAGAGCAGCAGGTGTTGTACTTAAAGACAGAAGAAAACTTATTTTAATGACTCGTGAAACTCCTCTCCATATCGGACATTTAGAAAATATGCTAAAAGTAGCGAGTTACGGTGGCATTATAGCACCGCCCGTGCCAGCTTTTTATAATAACCCTGCAAGTATAGATGATATAGTAAATCATTCCGTTACTAGAATTTTAGATTGTTTTGATATTGAAACTAATTTAATTAAACGCTGGGGTAGTGTTTAA
- a CDS encoding primosomal protein N', whose protein sequence is MQIAKILLPVAKLFPLDYLIPKDLSVNIGDLVIVSFRNKELTGIVWELVSDSEIQKLKTIHRKVSLNLNITPEVLELIKWMSVYYMSELGSIAKLVLPIDIAAKPIKIKEQKVNNDFILPDLSEEQKQAVTVLNESNKPVIIKGVTGSGKTEIYFHLIADYLVKGKQVLIMLPEIALSTQIINRFIERFGFEPIIWNSSVTKAQKQMILRGILIDKVKVVIGARSSLFLPFKNLGLIVIDEEHDESYKQDDGILYNARDTAIVRGTFDKAQIVLCSATPSIETMYNVDLGKYRLINLINRYKNAHLPNIEVIDMTKEKLPKNSYLSKILIEAIKANLANKKQTLLFLNRRGYAPLMLCKACGYRLTCKYCSSWMVVHKANKKLECHHCGYQSKIFSVCPECLEDATLTICGPGIERIEEEAKALFPERKIAVISKDHAKNTEKIAQILHQIENLEIDILIGTQMITKGYHFPNLTLVGVIDADLGSNNADLRASERTFQLLHQVGGRAGRGDSKGLVYLQSYCPNNIIFSYVKVSYEDSFFAHELEIRKSAYMPPFSKMASVILSGASEHKILAIAKNMVRIAPKANVKILGPASSLMSKLAGKYRYRILIIADKKFNLQKYLKFWLSLIKIPSFCQIKIDIDPKSFY, encoded by the coding sequence ATGCAAATAGCAAAAATATTATTACCGGTAGCAAAATTATTTCCGCTAGATTATTTAATTCCTAAAGATTTATCTGTAAATATAGGTGATCTTGTCATAGTGTCTTTTAGAAATAAGGAATTAACCGGTATAGTATGGGAGCTTGTATCAGATTCTGAAATACAAAAATTAAAAACTATTCATAGGAAAGTATCGCTAAACTTAAATATTACTCCAGAAGTTTTAGAATTAATTAAATGGATGAGTGTTTACTATATGTCAGAGCTTGGTAGTATAGCCAAGTTAGTATTACCTATAGATATTGCTGCAAAACCTATAAAAATTAAAGAACAAAAAGTAAATAACGATTTTATATTACCTGATCTATCAGAAGAACAAAAACAAGCAGTAACAGTCTTAAATGAAAGTAATAAGCCGGTAATTATAAAAGGTGTTACTGGTTCTGGTAAAACAGAAATATATTTTCATTTAATAGCAGATTACTTAGTAAAAGGTAAACAAGTGCTTATTATGCTTCCTGAAATTGCACTTAGTACACAAATTATTAATCGTTTTATAGAGCGTTTTGGGTTTGAGCCTATAATATGGAATTCTAGTGTTACGAAAGCTCAAAAGCAAATGATTTTAAGAGGCATATTAATTGATAAAGTTAAAGTAGTAATTGGGGCTAGAAGTAGTTTATTTCTGCCTTTTAAAAATTTAGGTCTAATAGTGATTGATGAAGAGCATGATGAATCTTATAAACAAGATGATGGGATATTATATAATGCTAGGGATACAGCTATCGTCAGAGGTACATTTGATAAAGCACAAATTGTTTTGTGTTCGGCAACACCATCTATTGAAACAATGTATAATGTAGATTTAGGGAAATATCGTTTAATTAATTTAATTAATAGATATAAAAATGCTCATTTGCCGAATATAGAAGTGATTGACATGACTAAAGAGAAGTTACCTAAGAATTCCTATTTATCTAAGATTCTTATAGAAGCTATAAAAGCTAATTTAGCTAATAAAAAGCAAACATTATTATTTCTTAATAGGAGAGGTTATGCTCCACTAATGCTCTGCAAAGCTTGCGGTTACAGATTGACCTGCAAATATTGTTCTAGCTGGATGGTAGTACATAAAGCGAATAAAAAACTTGAATGTCACCATTGTGGTTATCAAAGTAAAATTTTTAGTGTTTGTCCTGAATGTCTAGAAGATGCAACATTAACTATTTGCGGTCCAGGTATAGAGAGAATAGAAGAGGAAGCAAAAGCGCTCTTTCCTGAGAGGAAAATTGCAGTTATAAGCAAAGATCATGCTAAAAATACTGAAAAAATAGCACAGATTTTGCATCAAATAGAAAATTTAGAAATTGATATATTAATAGGGACACAAATGATTACTAAAGGTTATCACTTTCCAAATCTTACTTTAGTGGGAGTAATAGATGCCGACCTTGGAAGTAATAATGCCGATCTTAGAGCATCTGAGCGAACTTTCCAGCTACTACATCAAGTAGGTGGTAGAGCGGGGAGGGGTGATAGTAAAGGTTTGGTATATTTACAAAGCTATTGTCCTAATAATATAATTTTTAGTTATGTTAAAGTCAGTTATGAAGATAGTTTTTTTGCACATGAACTTGAAATAAGAAAGTCAGCATATATGCCACCGTTTTCCAAAATGGCATCGGTAATTTTATCAGGTGCTAGTGAACATAAAATTCTAGCAATTGCTAAGAATATGGTCAGAATTGCACCAAAAGCAAACGTGAAAATTTTAGGACCGGCAAGCTCATTAATGTCAAAGCTTGCCGGTAAATATCGCTACCGAATACTTATTATAGCCGATAAGAAATTTAATTTACAGAAATATTTAAAATTTTGGCTCAGCCTTATAAAAATTCCTTCTTTTTGTCAGATAAAAATAGATATTGATCCTAAGAGTTTTTATTAA
- the hemB gene encoding porphobilinogen synthase, producing MYPLVRLRRNRKAFWLRELIAESNLSINDLVLPLFVVDGHNERQEIKTMPGIYRLPINQIVETAKRAAELGINAIALFPSIDQSLKSKNANEAYNLDNLICRTIRSIKNANVDIGIICDVALDPYTTHGHDGIVYHGEVDNDKSVRALSNQALVLAKAGVDIVAPSDMMDGRIGAIRKYLDKEGFINVGILAYAAKYASSFYGPFRDAIRSNKRNYLDKSSYQMDVRNIKEAMLEIEHDISEGADMVMVKPGMPFLDVIREAANNFNAKIFAYQVSGEYAMLKFAAEAGAIDWESTIIESLTSFKRAGATAILTYAALEVAEILKNNKIK from the coding sequence ATGTATCCTCTTGTTAGACTTAGAAGAAATAGAAAAGCATTTTGGCTTAGAGAGTTAATAGCTGAAAGTAATTTATCGATCAATGATTTAGTGCTACCTTTATTTGTTGTTGATGGGCATAATGAAAGACAAGAAATTAAGACTATGCCTGGTATATATCGTTTACCGATCAATCAAATAGTAGAGACCGCTAAAAGAGCAGCAGAGCTTGGTATTAATGCTATTGCATTATTTCCTAGTATTGATCAAAGTCTAAAAAGTAAAAATGCCAACGAGGCTTATAATTTAGATAATTTGATATGTAGAACTATTAGAAGCATCAAAAACGCTAATGTTGATATTGGTATAATATGCGATGTAGCACTAGATCCTTATACCACACATGGTCATGACGGTATTGTGTATCACGGGGAAGTTGATAATGATAAATCAGTAAGAGCCTTAAGTAATCAAGCACTAGTGCTTGCAAAAGCAGGGGTAGATATTGTTGCACCTTCCGATATGATGGATGGCAGAATCGGAGCTATAAGGAAATACCTTGACAAAGAGGGGTTTATAAATGTCGGAATTCTTGCTTATGCAGCTAAATATGCTTCAAGTTTTTACGGTCCGTTTCGCGATGCAATTAGGAGTAACAAAAGGAATTATTTAGATAAATCAAGCTATCAAATGGATGTACGTAATATTAAGGAAGCAATGCTTGAAATTGAACACGATATATCTGAAGGAGCTGATATGGTAATGGTTAAACCAGGTATGCCGTTTTTAGATGTTATTCGTGAAGCAGCAAATAATTTTAATGCTAAAATTTTTGCATATCAGGTTAGCGGAGAATATGCAATGTTAAAATTTGCAGCTGAAGCAGGGGCAATTGACTGGGAGAGTACCATAATTGAATCATTAACTAGTTTTAAACGTGCAGGAGCAACTGCGATATTGACCTACGCAGCTCTTGAAGTAGCTGAAATATTAAAGAACAATAAAATTAAGTAG
- the nuoN gene encoding NADH-quinone oxidoreductase subunit NuoN, which translates to MLLLLPEITLIIIALLGQFFAVMIPNKNRIISNIIILLCILSIFLTFHYSSYEGVWHSFATGINIGISQSIVLLFTIISIIIYRGYSILANEKLKCEFITLMLLSTVGIFVAISSQNFLLLFCGMELTALTSYTLAGFKLNDIKSSEGALKYFILGSLVSCLSLFGISFIYGFGGSVQFEDILYKLNNSSSTNIGLIIGIVLFLSSIFFKLSSVPLHFWAPDVYEGSPIASVTYFTAASKIGMVAVLLNISKFIIGDYHPINYNLIKIIAILSMLFGSFGAIRQTSLKRLMAYSTILNIGYVLIGVLLHNQDGYKTALLYILIYAVGSIGFFTCLIMLLGKDADKASFKTIQGIAENHKTIAAVISIVMFSMIGIPPLTGFFGKYYLFYQAINQGEFALAYCGIFTSIVAAFYYLKVVKAMYFSKKIELMNLPIQYGLLLINYLVVGFLLLGSFIF; encoded by the coding sequence ATGCTACTGCTACTTCCTGAAATAACTTTAATTATAATAGCCCTTTTAGGGCAGTTTTTTGCTGTAATGATACCAAATAAAAATAGAATTATTTCTAATATAATTATTTTATTATGCATATTATCAATTTTTCTTACCTTTCATTATTCAAGCTATGAAGGAGTATGGCACTCATTTGCTACCGGAATAAATATTGGTATTAGTCAAAGCATAGTCTTACTATTCACTATTATATCCATTATTATATACCGTGGTTACTCTATTCTTGCCAACGAGAAATTAAAGTGTGAATTTATTACTTTAATGTTATTATCGACTGTAGGTATTTTTGTTGCCATTTCATCACAGAATTTTCTATTATTATTCTGCGGTATGGAGCTTACTGCTTTAACTTCATATACACTTGCAGGATTCAAATTAAATGATATTAAATCATCGGAAGGTGCTTTAAAATATTTTATCTTGGGTAGTTTAGTAAGTTGTTTATCATTATTCGGGATTTCGTTTATATATGGATTTGGGGGAAGCGTACAATTTGAAGACATTTTATATAAGCTCAATAATTCTTCTTCAACAAACATTGGTTTAATAATCGGTATTGTATTATTTTTAAGCAGTATTTTCTTTAAACTCTCAAGCGTTCCACTTCATTTTTGGGCACCTGACGTATATGAAGGATCCCCGATAGCGTCAGTTACTTATTTTACTGCTGCTTCTAAAATCGGTATGGTTGCCGTTTTATTAAATATCAGCAAATTTATTATAGGTGATTATCATCCTATTAATTATAATTTAATAAAGATCATTGCTATATTATCTATGCTATTTGGATCTTTTGGAGCTATTCGTCAAACTTCTCTAAAAAGATTAATGGCATATAGCACTATTTTAAATATCGGTTATGTATTAATAGGCGTGCTTCTACATAATCAAGACGGATATAAAACAGCTCTACTATATATTCTAATATATGCGGTAGGGAGTATAGGATTTTTTACTTGCTTAATTATGTTACTTGGTAAAGACGCCGATAAAGCTAGTTTTAAAACTATACAAGGAATTGCAGAGAACCATAAAACTATAGCGGCTGTAATTAGCATAGTTATGTTTTCAATGATTGGCATCCCTCCTCTTACAGGATTTTTCGGTAAATATTACCTTTTTTACCAAGCAATTAATCAAGGAGAATTTGCACTAGCTTATTGTGGTATTTTTACTAGTATAGTTGCTGCTTTTTATTATCTTAAAGTAGTAAAAGCCATGTATTTTTCTAAAAAGATTGAGCTAATGAACCTGCCGATTCAATATGGGCTTTTACTGATTAATTACTTAGTTGTAGGCTTCTTATTGCTTGGTTCATTTATTTTCTAA